CGTAATCCTGCTTGAAGAAGCGGCGGATGGCCGAGCTCTCGTGGACGTAGAGCGCGATGGGTTTGTTCACGGCGCGCGCGGCATGAACGGCCCAGAACGTGACCATCGTGTTGGCGATGACGAGGTCGGTCTCGGTCCAGGGCAGCTGCGCGGACACGGTCGCGAGGCGCTCCGTGAACTCGCCCGCGGATTTCGCCGCCATCACGGGCGCGACATCCACGACCTCGACCGGCATGCCGGCGTCGGCGAAGACGCGGCGCATCGGGCCTTCCTGCGGCGAGACCACGCGCACGGTCACGCCCGGCTGGGCCGCGAGGTGCCGGGCCAGCTCGAAGATGAACCACGGGGCGCCCTCGAAGTTGAGGTTGTGCGTCACCACGAGCACGCACAGCGGCGCGGAGGGATCGCGCGGCGCGGCTGGCTCGGGGGCGAGGCGGGCGCGGCCGGGTTTCGGCGGGGCTTCGGTGGCGAAGGCCGTCCACGCGGTGCGCACCGCCGGGCGTACGGACGACCAGTCGCCGACGGGCAGGCCGTGGCGCTGGGCGGATTTGCGCAGTTCCCACGCGGCCGACGCGAAGGTGCGCAGCGAGCGCACGGGCAGGGAGGTCTCGGCCCCGGCGAGCAGGCGCGGGGTGAAACGCTGGCCGAAGACAAAGTGCTTCTCGCCGTTGTCAAGCTCGGCGAAAAGTTTCAGCAGCACGGGCACGGCGGTGTCGGCCGGCAGGTCCACGTGGCCGACGAAGGCGGATTTCTCCGCGCCGGCGAGTCCGGTGAACTCGCCGCCGACGTCGGTCCGCGGCAGGCCGTAGAGCAGGGTGCCCTCCTGCAGCGGGTCCACCATCGCGGTCAGGCGCGTGATGCGGCGCTCGCGGTGCGCGAGCCAGCCGGTGATGGAGAGCCGGCCGAAGCGCACCCAGCCGATCTCGCGCGGGGCCTCCAGCGCGCCGAAGAACGGCGGGTTGGGCAGGGAGTGGTGCAGCTCGGTGATCGCGCCCGAGACGATCTCGTCGGCCAGCGCCGGCAACGGCACGCCCGGCCGGCGCACCTGGAGCTGGAGCAGCGGGTTGAGTTGCGCGGGGAGGAGGTCGGGGAAACTTTTTGGCGGCGGGCAGCCGGCGGCCTCGGCAGTCACCGTGATGGGCGTGCGGAAGATTTCCCGCCAGGTGTTGGTCTGGTCGCGGACCTCGATGCGCAGGAGCGAGGCGCCCGCGTGGGGTGCGAGCAGCAGGGTGAAACCGAGGTAGGGCGGGCCGGGGCGGTGCAGATAAACCTCGTCGAGACCGGGCTTCGGCAGACCCCAGTTCGCGAGGAAGCAACGTCCGTCCACCCAGGCCCGCAGGTCGGTGAGCACGCGCTTTTCCGGCGACCAGAGCCAGCCGGCCAGCCACGTGAAACCCGCCGGGAACCGCCAGTCGGCCGGATGCACCTCGATCGCGAGCTTCCACTGCGGGGTGTCGATGATCATGCGGAGCCGCCAAGGCACGCCAATGCCGCCGGGCAGTCAACGTTAACCCGGATTTTTCACGCCAATGAAAGACCCTGAATCAGAAATATCCGTTTTGCCGTCGGCAAAAGCGACTTCGTCGCGGTTAGCCCCGACAAAGTCGGCCCGTCAGGGCGCATGTTTCTCTCCTCGTGGTGTGAAATAGGTGGGTTAAGGTGGCGGGTTTCGCCGCCTCGGTTGTCAGAGGCGCTGAATAGATGTTGCTACGCATTTTCACGGTCCTTTTTTGTCGCGGTATGTCCGTCCAGGCACCTTCCCGCACCGAGAGCAGACTGCTGGTCGGACTTTTCCTGGTCGCCCTGGCCTACAGCCTGCATGGCGTCACCTACCACTGGACGAAGGGCTTTTTGTCCGGCCACGAGTTCCGGCAGACCCAGACGGCGCTGATCACCCACTACATCGACCGGGACGACAACTTCTCCCTGCTCTACGAGACCCCGCTGGTGGGCAAGCCGTGGGTCTCGATCCTGATGGAGGTGCCGCTTTACGAGTGGGTGGTGGTCGGCCTGAGCCGGGCCACGGGGCTGCCGCATTTCATGGCGGCGCGCTCGGTGTCGGCGGCCTGCTTTTATCTCTCGTTGCCGGCGCTCTACCTCTTGCTCGGCCGGTTCGGTCTGCCCCGGCCGCGGCGCCTGCTGGTGCTGGCGCTGATCCTCTGCGCCCCGGTTTACATCTACTACTCGCGGGCGTTCCTGATTGATGCGATGGCGTTCTGCTTCAGCGCGTGGTGGCTGCTGGCGTTCGTGCGCGCGATGGATGAGCGGCGCTGGCCGTGGCTGGTGCTGGCCACGGTGGCCGGCACAGGGGCCGCCCTGGTGAAGAGCGCGACCTTTGCCGTCTGGCTGCCGCCGGCTGCGGCTTACGGAGCGTGGCTGCTCTGGCGGGATCTGCGGGCGGGGACGGGCTGGCGCGCGCCGGGGCAAACGCTGGCGTGGGGATTGGCGACGGTGGTCGTGGCGCTCGGGGCGTTGCGGGCGTGGATCGCCTACACCGATCCCATCAAGGCCGCGCACGCCTCGGCGTGGATCTTCACTTCCAAAACCCTTTCGCAGGGCAACTGGGGTTTGTTTGACCTGCGCGCGCTGTTCTCGGCGGAAGTGTGGCGTCAGCTGTTGCACTGCTGGGAGCAGGCGATCGCGTCGCGCTGGATCATCGCGGGCGGGTTGCTGGCCGGTCTGGCGCTGCCGCGGGTGCGCGGGCCGGTGCTGGGGCTCGGGGCGGCCTTCTTCGCGGCGCAGGCGCTGTTCCCGAACGCCTATGCCTACCAGGACTACTATTTCTATTCCATCGCGGTGTTCGTGCTGGCGGCCCTGGGTTTCACTATGGTCGGGCTGCTCGATACCCGCTGGCCGCGCGTCTTGGTCGCCCTGGTCGTGGCCGTGCCCTTCGCCGCGCAGGTGCACGCCTACTGGCAGGACTACCGCGTCGGGCAGAGTGCCGATCTGAAAGGCGGTTTTCCGCTGACCGACCTGCTGCGCGACCACACGCCGGAGGGCAGCGTCCTGGTGATCGCCGGGGCCGACTGGGCGGGCATCGTGCCGTATTACTCCCAGCGCAAGGCGCTCATGATCCGCAACGGCCTCGAGGACGACCGTGCCTACCTGCGCCGTGCCTTCAACGACCTGGAGGGCGAAAACATCTCGGCCCTCGTGCTCCACGGTCCGCTGCGGCAGCATCAGAATCTCATCACGATCGCGGCGAGCCGGCTGGGACTCGACCCGCGCGGCCCGACCTTTTCCTACCAGGAGGTGGACGTGTATGTGCCAAAGCGACTGGCGGCGGAGCTGCGCACGCGGCTGGCGTCGGCCGCGCCTTATGCCGGTGTGACCGTGCATCCGCCGCGCGCGGACGAGGCCGTGTGGAAACACCTCGTGGCGATCACCCCGGAGCGCGCGCAGAGCGAGTTCAAGGCGTTCCAGCCGGCGCCGTTTCAGGCGGATTTCCAGTTCGGACTGGGCTGGATGGGCGTCGGCGGGCGCCAGGTGCTCTCCGCCCATCCCGACGCGAACCTCTGGATCAAGCCGCCGGCGGACGCGACGCGGATCACCTGGACCTACGGCCTGCTGCCGGGCGCCTACGAGAATCCCACGTCGAAGACCGACGGCGTGGAGTTCATCATCACGGGCGAACTGCCCGACGGCAGCGAACGGCGCCTCCACCGGCGGGTGCTGGACCCGTGGGCCAACCCGGCGCACCGCGGCGAGCAGACGGAAACCATCGCCTGCTCCCTGCGGCCGGGAGAGGTGCTGCGCTTCTCGAGCGGCCCCTTTGAAACCCCCGAGCGCGACTGGGCCTACTTCGCGGCAATCAGGATCGAGCCCTGAGCGCGCGGCGGCCCGATAAATTATTGCCCGGAAAATTCTCCCGGTTTTTTCTGTCCGCATGGTTTCGCCGGAAACATCCTCCAAGGAAGCACGGCTGTGGACCGGCCTGCTGGTCGCGGCGCTGATCTACAGCGTCTGCGGGATCGGCTACCACTGGACGATGGGCTTCATGTCGGGGCACGAGTTCCGGCAGGCGCACACGGCGATCGTGGCGCACTACATCGACCAGCAGGACAACTTCGGGCTGCTCTACGAGGTGCCCATCTTCGGCAAGCCCTGGGTGTCGCTCCTGCTGGAGGTGCCGATCTACGAGTGGGCGGTGGTGCTGCTGAGCCGGGCGACCGGCTGGCCGCACGTGGTGGCGGCGCGCACGGTGACGGCGGCGTGTTTCTACCTGACCTTGCCCGCGGTGTGGCTGCTGCTCGGCCGGCTCGGTCTGCCGAAGCCGCGGCGGATGCTGATGCTGGCGCTGGTCCTGTGCACGCCGCTCTACATCTACTATTCGCGGGCGTTCCTGATGGACTCGATGGCGCTGATGTTCAGCGCGTGGTGGCTCGTGGCCTTTGTGCGCGCGATGGAGCGGCGCAGCCCGGCCTGGCTGGCGGCCGCGGTCGTCACCGGCACCGCCGCCGCCCTGATCAAGAGCGCGGTCTGGGCCGCGTGGCTGGTGCCGGGCGCGACCTACGGCGCGTGGCTGCTCGGGCAGGACCTGCGCACGCGGGCCGGCTGGAAGGCCACGTTGCGGACGGTCGCGTGGGGGCTCGCCACGGTGGTGGTCGGGCTGGTGGCGCTGCGCGCCTGGGTGGCCTACACCGATCCGATCAAGGCCGCGCACGCCTCGGCGTGGATCTTCACCTCGAAAAACCTCACGCAGGGCAACTGGGGCCTGTTCGAGCTGAAGGCGCTCTTCTCGGCCGAGCTCTGGAAAAATCTCCTCCACTGCTGGGAACAGGGCATCATGTCGCGCTGGCTGGTCTTCGCCTACCTGGGCGCGGGCCTGCTGCTGCCGGCGGTGCGCTGGCGGGTGCTGGGGACGGCGGCACCGTTCTTCGTCGCGCAGGCCATGTTCCCGTTCGCCTATGCCTACCAGGACTATTACTTCTACGCCTGCGCCGTGTTCCTGGTCGTGGGGCTGGGGTACACGCTGCTCGGGCTCGTGGACTCGCGGCTGCCGCGATGGGTGGTCGGCGTGCTGGTGCTCGTGCCCTTTGCCGGGCAGGTGCGGGCCTACTGGCAGGATTACCGGGTCGGGCAGAGCACCTGGCACCAGGGTGGCTATTCGTTCACGGAGCTGCTGCGCGACTACACGCCGGAAAACACGGTGCTCATCGTGGCCGGTGCGGACTGGTCGGCGGTCACCCCGCTCTACGCCCAGCGCCGGGCGCTCATGATCCGCAACGGGCTGGAACACGACCGGGCCTACCTCGAGCGGGCGTTCAAGGATCTGGAGGGTGAGGAAGTCTCCGCGCTGATCGTGTTCAACGAGCTCCGGCAGAACCGGGCGTTCATCAACATGGCGGCGTCGCGCTTCGACATCGACACGAGCCAGCCCACGGTGTCGTTCCACACGGCCGACATCTACGCGTCGCGCACCTACTCGAAGAGCCTGCAGCTCATCCTGCAGAGCACGCGCAAATACCCGCAGCTCACGCTGCCGCCGGGGGCGCTCTCGACGGAGCCGGTCAAGGGCCTGATCACCTTCCCGCCTGAGATGGCCCGCAGCTCCTTCCCCAACCTCTCGCCCGCGCCCTACCAGGCGAACTTCCAGTTCGGCCTCGACTGGCTGACCCACGGGCGCATCGCCGTGCTCTCCGCCCACCCGGACGCCGACCTCTGGATCGAGCCGCCGGCCGGGGCGCGCGAAATTCGCTGGAGCTTCGGCATTTTCGCCGGCGCCTATGAAAAACCCGAGGCGCGCACCGACGGCGTCGAGTTCAACATCTACGCCGAGCAACCCGACGGACAAACGCGCCGGCTCTACCGCCGCGTGCTGGACCCGGGCCGCGTGGTCAACGACCGGGGCGACCAGCATGCGGTGATCTCCTACACGCCGCAACCCGGCGACAAGCTGCGCTTCTCCACGCGACCCTACGAGACCACGGCCTTCGACTGGGCCTACCTGATCAAGATCGAGGTGAAGTAGGATTCTGCGCGAGTTCCGCTCTGCCGGCGCGGCTTAGGGTGATTGCAGCTGACCGTCGGCAGTGAGGGTGATGCGGGTGCCCTTGCGGAGCTTGCGACCGGCGTGGACCCAGGTGTCGCCGAGCAGGCAGGACTTCAGGCGGCCGTTGGCGTGCAGTTCGATCGCGCCGCGCACCAGACCCGGGGCGCAGGGCACGCCGTCGAGGGTCGTCGGGCGGACCGGGAAAAACTGCTTCAGCGCACCGTCGGGATAAAACGCGGTCTGCACGCCCTTGGGGCCGCCCGTGCCGCGGCAGAGGTGACCCTGCACGGTCGTGTCGGTGGGAAACGCGCAGGTGGTGATGTTGCCGGCGGTGTCCTGCCGCACCCAGGTGCCGGCGGGAATGGTGAGGCGCGGGAGCGCGATCTCGTGCGCGGCGGTGAAGGCCGCGGGCGTGCCGTCGGGGTGGAGATGAAGCCAGCCCGGGCGGCAGGCGCGCCCGCCGACCACGGTTTCGGTGTCGATTTCGCCGACATGAAAGCCCGCGGCGTCGGTGCGGACCTTGGTAAACAGGACGCCGTGCAGCGTCACATTGCGCTGCCAGGACGCGGCCAGCGCGGCGATGGGGAGGAACAGGGCGAAGCCGAAGATGAGGAGTCGGCGGGGTGTTTTCATGCGAAAATCTTACCCGCGCCGCACCGGACCGGCCACGACAGAAGCTGCGCATGAATTGCGGCTTTGCGGCCCGCACCCGCCACCCGAACACCTGATTGCTCCACGCCGCACCCATGCCCGCGAGGCCCCGAGCCCAATGTTCGTATTACGAACATTGGGCTCGGGCGGCTCTCAAGGGGAGTGGGCCGGAACGGCCCCGGGCCGGCGGGTTTCCCTCGGGGCGCGGCGTCGCAGTGAAAGCGCGCAGGCGGGAGGCACCCGGCCCCGCAAGGGGCAATGTTCGTAATACGAACATTGGGGCGGAAGCACGGCGGCAGGGGGCGGGTGAGGAGGGACTTGGGACCAAGCACGAGGGACCAGGGACTGAAGTCGGAAGTCAGAGGACTGGTTCCTTGATCCTTGTTACTTCTCTTCGAGGGTGGGGGAAGGGTGGACGCAGCGGGTGCCCTAGGGGCGGCGAGGACATAAATTCGAGAGCCGTCGGATCAGCTTGGCCTGATCCCGACGGCGGAGCTCGTGTTGTGGCCAACCCTGCCCGGCGGGCACCCGGTTTAGCCACCCCTGCGCTATCGCTTCGGGGCCGCGCCTTTCGGTGCGACCATCTTCGCCCTGCCGGGCTTCGTCCCTCCCACGACGGCCAATCTGCGGAGCAAACAAGCTTCATTCTTTCGGCGAAGCTCATGCTCCCAAATGCGAATCACTGCCCAGCCGCGTCCGCGCAGGGCGCGGTTTACGCGGCGGTCGCGGGTCCGGTTGCCCTCGATCTTTTTCCGCCAGAAGGCCGCGCGGGTCTTCGGCCAGATCGCGTGTTTCGGACAGCCGTGCCAGAAGCAACCGTCCACAAACACCGCCGTCTTAAGTTTAGGGAAGACGAAGTCGGGTTTCACCCTGAACGTCTTCAACTTCGCACTTCCAACTTTCCACTGGAGCGAAGCTCCTCTTCTCCATCCCCTGATGCCATTTGCCCGGAAAATCTGAATCAGCTGCAGTTCGGTGGCCTTGTTTCCAGTGCTGCGGATGCGGGACATCACAGCCGACCGTTTCGTCTTCGAGTAGACATCCACTGATTAATCCCACTGGGTTACCATTTTCTCAAAATGCCACCTGAACGCATCTGGATGCACCCGCAGGGCAGGAGTAGATGCTTCATTAATTTCGCATCCGGCAAATTGATTCAGGTAGGAGTTTACGGTCATCGCGCTAACCCTTCTTGGGATATAAATCCTACGGGTATGGGAGATACCAAACAGGCCTTTGTCGAAGGCCCAATGTAGAGTTTGAGACAATGCGAAACCGTTGCGGATGTCATCAGTTCCTCCTTCACTCAGTGGCACGACGTGAGCGGATTCGGCTTCGTAGAGTTCTGTGGGGGTTGCGATCACAATTCCACTCACTGCGCACCTTCGCGAATATTCTCTTCGAACT
This DNA window, taken from Oleiharenicola lentus, encodes the following:
- a CDS encoding glycosyltransferase family 4 protein, whose protein sequence is MIIDTPQWKLAIEVHPADWRFPAGFTWLAGWLWSPEKRVLTDLRAWVDGRCFLANWGLPKPGLDEVYLHRPGPPYLGFTLLLAPHAGASLLRIEVRDQTNTWREIFRTPITVTAEAAGCPPPKSFPDLLPAQLNPLLQLQVRRPGVPLPALADEIVSGAITELHHSLPNPPFFGALEAPREIGWVRFGRLSITGWLAHRERRITRLTAMVDPLQEGTLLYGLPRTDVGGEFTGLAGAEKSAFVGHVDLPADTAVPVLLKLFAELDNGEKHFVFGQRFTPRLLAGAETSLPVRSLRTFASAAWELRKSAQRHGLPVGDWSSVRPAVRTAWTAFATEAPPKPGRARLAPEPAAPRDPSAPLCVLVVTHNLNFEGAPWFIFELARHLAAQPGVTVRVVSPQEGPMRRVFADAGMPVEVVDVAPVMAAKSAGEFTERLATVSAQLPWTETDLVIANTMVTFWAVHAARAVNKPIALYVHESSAIRRFFKQDYDPALFPIIEDGFRLADRVVFTADSSRRVFAHLGSRGNFSLLPSWVDAGRVDAFAAAHRAADLRRKHGLDPEAVLVVNIGSVCERKGQHVFIQAVELLKEELARTYPGRKIQFLMVGARPGLFLETLKEELARLQLGELAHFLPETGEIFDFYHLADIFCCTSFEESFPRVLLESAAFRKLIVSTDVNGIAEMIGPEDAWLIPAGDRYRLADALKQALAAHFAGDRTRPEKARAAVLRKYHEAQSLPRHVRLMRAVAERRT
- a CDS encoding ArnT family glycosyltransferase; protein product: MSVQAPSRTESRLLVGLFLVALAYSLHGVTYHWTKGFLSGHEFRQTQTALITHYIDRDDNFSLLYETPLVGKPWVSILMEVPLYEWVVVGLSRATGLPHFMAARSVSAACFYLSLPALYLLLGRFGLPRPRRLLVLALILCAPVYIYYSRAFLIDAMAFCFSAWWLLAFVRAMDERRWPWLVLATVAGTGAALVKSATFAVWLPPAAAYGAWLLWRDLRAGTGWRAPGQTLAWGLATVVVALGALRAWIAYTDPIKAAHASAWIFTSKTLSQGNWGLFDLRALFSAEVWRQLLHCWEQAIASRWIIAGGLLAGLALPRVRGPVLGLGAAFFAAQALFPNAYAYQDYYFYSIAVFVLAALGFTMVGLLDTRWPRVLVALVVAVPFAAQVHAYWQDYRVGQSADLKGGFPLTDLLRDHTPEGSVLVIAGADWAGIVPYYSQRKALMIRNGLEDDRAYLRRAFNDLEGENISALVLHGPLRQHQNLITIAASRLGLDPRGPTFSYQEVDVYVPKRLAAELRTRLASAAPYAGVTVHPPRADEAVWKHLVAITPERAQSEFKAFQPAPFQADFQFGLGWMGVGGRQVLSAHPDANLWIKPPADATRITWTYGLLPGAYENPTSKTDGVEFIITGELPDGSERRLHRRVLDPWANPAHRGEQTETIACSLRPGEVLRFSSGPFETPERDWAYFAAIRIEP
- a CDS encoding ArnT family glycosyltransferase, with protein sequence MVSPETSSKEARLWTGLLVAALIYSVCGIGYHWTMGFMSGHEFRQAHTAIVAHYIDQQDNFGLLYEVPIFGKPWVSLLLEVPIYEWAVVLLSRATGWPHVVAARTVTAACFYLTLPAVWLLLGRLGLPKPRRMLMLALVLCTPLYIYYSRAFLMDSMALMFSAWWLVAFVRAMERRSPAWLAAAVVTGTAAALIKSAVWAAWLVPGATYGAWLLGQDLRTRAGWKATLRTVAWGLATVVVGLVALRAWVAYTDPIKAAHASAWIFTSKNLTQGNWGLFELKALFSAELWKNLLHCWEQGIMSRWLVFAYLGAGLLLPAVRWRVLGTAAPFFVAQAMFPFAYAYQDYYFYACAVFLVVGLGYTLLGLVDSRLPRWVVGVLVLVPFAGQVRAYWQDYRVGQSTWHQGGYSFTELLRDYTPENTVLIVAGADWSAVTPLYAQRRALMIRNGLEHDRAYLERAFKDLEGEEVSALIVFNELRQNRAFINMAASRFDIDTSQPTVSFHTADIYASRTYSKSLQLILQSTRKYPQLTLPPGALSTEPVKGLITFPPEMARSSFPNLSPAPYQANFQFGLDWLTHGRIAVLSAHPDADLWIEPPAGAREIRWSFGIFAGAYEKPEARTDGVEFNIYAEQPDGQTRRLYRRVLDPGRVVNDRGDQHAVISYTPQPGDKLRFSTRPYETTAFDWAYLIKIEVK
- a CDS encoding very short patch repair endonuclease; the protein is MDVYSKTKRSAVMSRIRSTGNKATELQLIQIFRANGIRGWRRGASLQWKVGSAKLKTFRVKPDFVFPKLKTAVFVDGCFWHGCPKHAIWPKTRAAFWRKKIEGNRTRDRRVNRALRGRGWAVIRIWEHELRRKNEACLLRRLAVVGGTKPGRAKMVAPKGAAPKR